From Thermoleophilia bacterium, the proteins below share one genomic window:
- a CDS encoding type II secretion system F family protein has translation MSSLILLLLAVAGAALAVGARVLRTGRRPQSGSAHHDGVPATIRAAARVPAPVPVRLRRLIGGEVPEPVIVAAGLAPAIVGPLIVRARTGGFLIGGVTGLVLALVGLPLLMLVPVLAVLGRIAPDRWVARRARQRRMTVVDALPDLLDLMVICVEAGMALDPALGLAAARLGGPLGDEVRVTLGEQSLGTPRRDAYRALAARTGSPDVGRLVAALLQAEELGTPLATALAGQADALRAVRRQAARDRAARAAPRIQLVVALVMVPGAMILVLGIMLIELATQVGTVVGGP, from the coding sequence ATGTCTTCGCTAATTCTTCTGCTCCTCGCCGTTGCGGGTGCTGCACTAGCGGTGGGGGCGCGTGTGTTACGCACGGGCCGTCGGCCACAGAGCGGGAGTGCGCATCACGATGGTGTCCCCGCGACCATCCGGGCGGCGGCACGGGTTCCGGCGCCGGTCCCGGTGCGCCTGCGTCGCCTGATCGGTGGGGAGGTGCCCGAGCCGGTCATCGTGGCGGCGGGGCTCGCGCCGGCGATCGTTGGGCCACTCATCGTGCGTGCCCGCACGGGTGGGTTTCTTATCGGCGGCGTGACCGGGCTCGTGCTGGCACTCGTCGGTCTGCCGTTGCTAATGCTGGTCCCGGTGCTCGCGGTGCTCGGGCGTATCGCCCCTGACCGGTGGGTCGCTCGCCGGGCGCGCCAACGTCGGATGACGGTGGTGGACGCATTGCCGGACCTTCTCGACCTGATGGTCATCTGCGTGGAGGCGGGGATGGCGCTTGATCCCGCCCTCGGATTGGCTGCAGCAAGGCTCGGAGGTCCCCTCGGGGACGAGGTGCGGGTGACGCTTGGGGAGCAGTCGCTCGGCACGCCCCGGCGCGACGCCTACCGTGCTCTCGCCGCACGGACCGGGTCGCCCGATGTGGGTCGTCTTGTCGCGGCTCTCCTCCAGGCGGAGGAGCTCGGGACTCCACTCGCCACGGCGCTCGCCGGGCAGGCCGATGCCCTCCGCGCGGTGCGCCGCCAGGCGGCCCGCGACCGGGCGGCCCGCGCCGCGCCGCGCATACAACTGGTCGTGGCGCTGGTGATGGTGCCCGGGGCGATGATCCTCGTACTGGGGATCATGCTCATCGAACTCGCCACCCAGGTGGGCACCGTGGTCGGTGGCCCGTGA
- a CDS encoding DUF192 domain-containing protein — translation MADRTFPRLVGLLGTPDLRPDEAVVITRCAAVHAVGMRVSIGVAFVDRQGVVVRVVDPLPRRGARMRGATTVIEATAGVLAGVTPGVRVHLPNVHLFPHRGPFTRG, via the coding sequence CTGGCCGATCGGACGTTTCCGCGTCTCGTGGGACTGCTCGGAACCCCGGACCTCCGGCCGGACGAGGCCGTGGTCATCACCCGATGCGCGGCCGTCCATGCGGTGGGAATGCGGGTGTCGATCGGCGTTGCCTTCGTCGACCGGCAGGGGGTCGTGGTGCGGGTAGTCGATCCGCTGCCCCGGCGGGGCGCTCGGATGCGGGGAGCCACCACCGTGATCGAGGCCACCGCGGGCGTTCTGGCGGGCGTCACCCCCGGGGTTCGAGTCCACCTGCCGAACGTTCACCTTTTCCCGCACCGAGGGCCTTTCACACGCGGGTGA
- a CDS encoding CpaF family protein codes for MSSGAVADPALVEAIRAAIVRSGAVTPGSATRDSVAGLADDALDEGHYILSGEVRSAVVIAVVDATLGLGPLEPLLRDPEITEVMVNGPTRVWVERRGRIEPVDTRFADSEHLLHVIDRILAPLGRRLDEASPMVDARLPDGSRINAVVPPLSLDGPVLTVRRFPGQPLRGEDLVALGSMSQEMLDALRGAVMARRNILVTGGTGSGKTTTLAAISAAIPRTERVITIEDAAELRLPLDHVVRLESRPPGVEGRGAISIRALVRNALRMRPDRIIVGEVRGGEALDMISALTTGHDGSLSTLHASSPREALRRLVTLALMGDLELPWAAVADQVASAVDLVVHQARDAGGVRRTVEIAEVVRGADGPDARRICRWRSEPPGGFVWTPAAGRWRAEVTRDAARCAAS; via the coding sequence ATGAGTTCGGGCGCCGTCGCTGACCCTGCGCTCGTGGAGGCGATTCGCGCGGCCATCGTCCGGAGTGGAGCGGTGACACCGGGCTCGGCGACGAGGGATTCGGTCGCGGGACTGGCCGACGATGCGCTCGACGAGGGTCATTACATCCTGTCGGGCGAGGTGAGGAGTGCGGTCGTCATCGCGGTGGTGGACGCCACTCTCGGCCTCGGTCCCCTCGAACCCCTCCTCCGGGACCCCGAGATTACGGAGGTCATGGTCAACGGGCCGACACGGGTGTGGGTCGAGCGGCGAGGGCGTATTGAGCCCGTCGACACACGGTTCGCAGATTCCGAGCACCTTCTGCACGTGATCGATCGTATCCTCGCGCCACTCGGGCGTCGGCTCGACGAGGCAAGCCCGATGGTGGACGCGCGTCTTCCCGACGGGTCGCGCATCAACGCGGTCGTGCCGCCGCTCAGCCTGGATGGCCCCGTGCTCACGGTACGGCGGTTCCCTGGGCAGCCGCTTCGCGGGGAGGATCTCGTTGCCCTCGGGTCGATGTCGCAGGAGATGCTCGATGCCCTGCGGGGGGCGGTGATGGCCCGCCGTAACATCCTCGTAACGGGTGGCACCGGGAGTGGTAAGACAACGACCCTCGCGGCCATCTCGGCGGCGATTCCCCGGACGGAGCGGGTCATCACCATCGAGGATGCCGCCGAACTACGGTTGCCCCTCGATCACGTGGTACGCCTTGAGTCGCGGCCACCCGGTGTGGAGGGGCGTGGGGCCATCTCCATCCGTGCCCTGGTCCGGAACGCACTGCGCATGCGTCCGGATCGCATCATCGTGGGTGAAGTGCGTGGCGGAGAGGCCCTCGACATGATCTCGGCCCTCACCACCGGGCATGACGGGTCGCTGTCCACCCTGCACGCGTCATCACCGCGCGAGGCCCTGCGGCGGCTGGTGACGCTGGCGCTCATGGGCGACCTCGAGTTGCCGTGGGCGGCCGTGGCCGATCAGGTTGCGAGCGCGGTCGACCTCGTGGTACATCAGGCCCGCGATGCCGGTGGGGTGCGGCGCACCGTCGAGATCGCCGAGGTCGTACGCGGCGCCGATGGTCCGGACGCCCGACGTATCTGTCGCTGGCGGTCGGAGCCACCGGGGGGGTTCGTCTGGACTCCCGCCGCGGGTCGGTGGCGCGCTGAGGTGACGCGTGACGCGGCGCGCTGCGCGGCGTCGTGA
- a CDS encoding class I SAM-dependent methyltransferase — MSRWALMATDDACLAPHRGWERWSGSGYGGRVDVDNPTCPRCGAPSRMLTAARDRHGRGTVDVHECESAVCGVGFTWPSPSASSAAPTLGASGEGEDRLVEWVINTSVAALASRLRPGALVVDVGAGSGLRARALAGRGFEVIAIEPDVVEVTRARAVLSGTDVPVAVAPVEAIGDVLGSRMADAVVMWHVIEHVGNPDLALDRVHDALRPGGLVSIAVPNRRSAEAAVFGERWHGWEPSRHVWHFDERSLRIVLGAAGFSVAEIGTKGGWGYPSGLAYSLAPGLDPQVTPSRGRWGRALTAAMIPVALGARAVGRGSQLVTIGRRPGSS; from the coding sequence GTGAGCAGGTGGGCGCTCATGGCCACGGATGACGCGTGCCTCGCTCCCCACCGTGGTTGGGAGCGGTGGTCCGGGAGCGGTTATGGTGGACGCGTGGATGTGGATAACCCCACCTGCCCGCGGTGCGGTGCCCCGTCGCGGATGCTTACCGCCGCGCGCGATCGACATGGCCGCGGCACGGTGGACGTGCATGAGTGCGAGTCGGCCGTCTGCGGTGTGGGGTTCACGTGGCCGTCCCCATCGGCGTCGTCCGCCGCGCCCACGTTGGGGGCATCGGGGGAGGGGGAGGACCGGTTGGTCGAGTGGGTCATCAACACCTCCGTGGCGGCTCTCGCGTCGCGCCTTCGTCCCGGAGCGCTGGTCGTGGACGTGGGGGCCGGGTCGGGTCTGCGTGCTCGCGCGCTCGCCGGGCGCGGGTTCGAGGTCATCGCCATTGAGCCCGATGTCGTGGAGGTCACGCGTGCCCGCGCGGTGCTGTCGGGGACCGACGTTCCGGTGGCGGTGGCGCCGGTCGAGGCCATTGGCGATGTGCTGGGGTCCCGTATGGCCGATGCCGTGGTCATGTGGCACGTCATCGAACATGTGGGGAATCCCGATCTCGCGCTTGACCGTGTCCACGATGCGCTCCGCCCCGGAGGCCTGGTGAGTATCGCGGTCCCCAACCGGCGGTCGGCCGAGGCAGCGGTGTTCGGGGAGCGGTGGCATGGCTGGGAGCCGTCGCGCCACGTGTGGCATTTTGATGAGCGGTCGCTACGGATCGTTCTGGGGGCGGCGGGGTTCAGCGTCGCCGAGATCGGCACGAAGGGTGGGTGGGGGTACCCATCCGGGTTGGCCTACTCGCTCGCCCCGGGGCTCGACCCGCAGGTCACCCCGTCACGGGGGCGGTGGGGACGAGCGCTCACCGCCGCCATGATTCCCGTGGCGCTCGGTGCCCGTGCGGTCGGTCGGGGTTCCCAACT
- the glpX gene encoding class II fructose-bisphosphatase produces the protein MDGQVVVPATDFLGVVEQAALASARWVGQGDRHAADGAAVDAMRSEFSAMPITGTVIIGEGEKDEAPELYVGEVLGTGGMLCEIAVDPLEGTDLVARGDGGAIAVCVIGAPGGVMAAPDMYMQKLCVGATARGHVDITAPITETLATVARCYDRRIQDLSVIVLDRPRHEELIEEIRHTGARIKLIPDGDITASMSAAVRGTGDHLYVGIGGSTEGVITAAALECLGGEIQARMWPKDDAQVERLRPFGLDDPTRILTARDLAPEPLYVLATGVTDGNLLRGVRYFSDGARTHSILMDLTTRTVRFIDTIHMFSRTPLREIRL, from the coding sequence ATCGATGGGCAGGTGGTCGTGCCCGCCACCGATTTCTTGGGAGTGGTCGAGCAGGCTGCCCTCGCGTCGGCCCGGTGGGTGGGACAAGGCGACCGTCATGCCGCGGATGGTGCGGCCGTGGACGCAATGCGGTCGGAGTTCAGCGCGATGCCCATCACGGGGACGGTCATCATCGGTGAGGGCGAGAAGGATGAGGCCCCCGAGTTGTACGTGGGCGAGGTCCTTGGCACGGGCGGGATGCTCTGCGAGATCGCCGTGGATCCCCTCGAGGGCACCGATCTGGTTGCCCGTGGTGATGGCGGAGCCATTGCCGTGTGCGTCATCGGGGCCCCGGGCGGGGTTATGGCGGCTCCCGACATGTACATGCAGAAGCTCTGCGTGGGGGCGACCGCCCGTGGTCACGTGGACATCACGGCTCCCATCACTGAGACCCTCGCCACCGTGGCCCGGTGTTATGACCGGCGCATTCAGGATCTGTCGGTCATCGTGCTCGACCGTCCCCGCCACGAGGAGCTGATCGAGGAGATCCGCCACACAGGCGCCCGTATCAAGCTCATCCCCGACGGCGATATCACCGCCAGCATGTCGGCGGCCGTGCGCGGAACCGGTGACCATTTGTACGTCGGCATCGGCGGGTCCACCGAGGGCGTCATCACCGCCGCTGCCCTCGAGTGCCTCGGTGGTGAGATCCAGGCCCGCATGTGGCCCAAGGACGATGCCCAGGTTGAGCGCCTCCGACCCTTCGGCCTCGACGATCCGACCCGCATACTTACCGCACGCGATCTCGCCCCGGAGCCCCTCTACGTGCTCGCCACGGGCGTTACCGACGGCAACCTGCTCCGGGGGGTGCGGTACTTCAGCGACGGCGCCCGCACCCACTCCATCCTCATGGATCTGACCACGCGCACCGTACGCTTCATCGACACCATCCACATGTTCAGCCGCACACCGCTCAGGGAGATCCGACTGTGA
- a CDS encoding response regulator transcription factor, translating to MTTQVQHRSVLLVGPRPASGSLAADLEADRFEVMLAANPAEVRGVLRTTCPSAVIVDLDMPASGGLEAVGLVRGGGPEDPWDASIPVLGMSGSSEPHRVVRALERGADEVVGTPYAYVELLARLRALIRRADGEWSAGFTRVGPLVVDRRGRRATIDGHAVALSAKELGLLAALARDPRRVVSKHELLRDVWGYKSPGRTRTVDSHASRLRRKLADASGGQRYIINVWGLGYRLLSDDS from the coding sequence ATGACTACGCAGGTTCAACACCGATCCGTGCTGCTCGTGGGACCACGTCCCGCATCGGGCAGCCTTGCCGCCGATCTCGAAGCAGATCGGTTCGAGGTGATGTTGGCTGCCAATCCCGCCGAGGTGCGGGGGGTGCTCCGCACGACCTGCCCCAGCGCCGTCATCGTCGATCTCGACATGCCGGCGTCCGGTGGGCTCGAGGCTGTGGGCCTCGTGCGCGGTGGGGGTCCGGAGGATCCGTGGGATGCGTCGATCCCCGTCCTTGGAATGTCGGGTTCCAGCGAGCCCCATCGGGTGGTGAGGGCTCTCGAGCGTGGGGCCGACGAGGTGGTGGGAACGCCCTACGCCTACGTCGAGTTACTCGCACGTCTTCGGGCCCTTATCCGGCGTGCCGATGGGGAGTGGTCCGCCGGCTTCACACGGGTGGGACCCCTCGTGGTGGATCGGCGTGGCCGTCGGGCCACGATCGACGGCCACGCCGTGGCGCTGTCGGCGAAGGAGCTCGGTCTGCTCGCGGCACTGGCGCGCGACCCCCGCCGGGTGGTGAGCAAGCACGAACTCCTGCGGGATGTGTGGGGCTACAAGTCGCCGGGGCGCACGCGCACGGTGGACAGCCATGCGTCCCGGCTCCGCCGCAAGCTCGCCGACGCATCCGGCGGCCAGCGCTACATCATCAACGTCTGGGGTCTCGGGTACCGGTTGCTCAGCGATGACTCCTGA